From the genome of Leptolyngbya sp. FACHB-261, one region includes:
- a CDS encoding creatininase family protein, with amino-acid sequence MFLPTPRCDFHSLTRRSSAQIAALSKDPGVVILPIGAVEQHGPHLPLHTDCLVAEAVLERTLGLLPEESPVWVLPTLAYTKSNEHVGFAGTIALKATTLIETLTQVAENLAQSGFKRLVLLNGHGGNPAVLDIVARDVRQLADLLVFPVTPFRLLGDLSHLFDPEELRFGIHAGDFETSILLAIAPEQVQVEAYIAELPAVRKSLNLLDIEGGLGFGWLTSDLSKSGVLGDPRPATAAKGEEVLDLMAQKLAPALLEICAFSLPQPG; translated from the coding sequence ATGTTTCTGCCTACTCCCCGGTGTGACTTTCACTCGCTGACGCGGCGCTCTAGTGCTCAGATTGCGGCCCTATCCAAGGACCCTGGTGTGGTGATTCTACCGATCGGTGCGGTAGAGCAGCATGGCCCCCATCTGCCTTTGCACACAGACTGCTTGGTGGCAGAGGCAGTGCTAGAGCGTACGCTAGGTCTGCTACCCGAAGAGAGCCCAGTGTGGGTGTTGCCAACCTTGGCCTACACCAAAAGCAATGAGCATGTAGGCTTTGCAGGCACGATTGCCCTCAAGGCCACCACCCTCATCGAAACGCTGACCCAGGTTGCTGAGAACCTAGCGCAAAGCGGCTTTAAGCGTCTGGTATTGCTGAATGGCCATGGTGGCAACCCAGCGGTGCTAGATATCGTGGCGCGCGATGTGCGTCAGCTGGCGGACTTACTGGTCTTTCCAGTGACCCCGTTCAGGCTATTGGGAGATCTGTCCCATCTATTTGACCCAGAGGAACTGCGCTTTGGCATCCATGCCGGTGACTTTGAAACTTCAATTTTGCTAGCGATCGCACCGGAGCAGGTGCAAGTAGAGGCCTACATCGCGGAACTGCCTGCCGTACGCAAGTCTTTGAATCTGCTGGATATTGAAGGGGGTTTAGGCTTCGGTTGGCTAACTAGTGATCTCTCTAAGAGCGGAGTTCTGGGTGATCCACGCCCTGCCACTGCTGCTAAAGGCGAGGAGGTGCTGGATTTGATGGCTCAGAAACTGGCACCAGCCCTGTTAGAAATTTGTGCTTTTTCGCTGCCACAACCGGGTTGA
- a CDS encoding Uma2 family endonuclease, whose translation MSLTIADLEQVQAEHPDWQMELVNGKIIITGPANIQSNQLCTELASQLRNWIKPRKLGRVFESSSCFVLPGTDLRAPAISLVIEEGLRRCPPSCSDLVPDLVVEVQAQANQNQSLHKKMQQFLELGVQIGLLLNPGKRTVTVYRPTGEPIVFEDGDILTLPDLLPGWELTVSNLWPTDLEPDLWAPVGE comes from the coding sequence ATGTCCCTCACCATCGCAGACCTAGAGCAAGTCCAGGCAGAGCATCCCGACTGGCAGATGGAGCTAGTAAACGGCAAGATCATCATCACAGGACCGGCTAACATCCAGTCCAACCAGCTCTGCACAGAATTAGCTAGCCAGCTCCGCAATTGGATCAAACCCCGTAAATTGGGACGGGTCTTTGAGTCTAGTAGTTGCTTTGTCCTACCAGGTACTGATCTGCGAGCCCCAGCAATTTCGCTTGTGATAGAAGAAGGGCTCAGACGATGCCCACCCTCCTGTAGTGACTTGGTTCCAGATTTGGTAGTCGAGGTTCAAGCTCAAGCTAACCAAAACCAGTCTTTACACAAGAAAATGCAGCAATTTTTAGAATTGGGAGTTCAAATTGGGCTTCTGCTCAACCCAGGCAAACGGACCGTGACCGTCTATCGCCCCACAGGGGAGCCAATTGTGTTTGAAGACGGTGACATCTTGACCCTGCCCGACTTGCTACCCGGTTGGGAATTGACTGTTTCTAACCTCTGGCCTACCGATCTTGAACCCGACCTATGGGCTCCCGTCGGTGAGTAA
- a CDS encoding type II toxin-antitoxin system VapC family toxin has protein sequence MTRLLIDTDILIDVGRGVQPAVSRLELALQTSTLAISVITQMELIVGCRNQLELQSLDRFLRRFEILSLNRSISERAVELLHIYRLSHGLLIADAFIAATAIEFKMSLLSKNQRDYRFIQELDLLPYP, from the coding sequence ATGACTCGCCTCTTAATAGACACTGATATCTTGATCGATGTTGGGCGTGGAGTTCAGCCTGCAGTTAGCCGTCTTGAATTGGCGTTGCAAACCTCCACCCTAGCAATCAGCGTCATAACCCAAATGGAATTGATCGTTGGGTGCCGCAACCAGCTTGAGCTTCAGAGCTTAGACCGATTCCTTCGACGATTTGAGATATTATCCCTTAACCGGTCAATATCAGAGCGAGCAGTAGAACTCTTGCACATCTACCGTCTTAGCCACGGTCTCTTGATTGCTGACGCATTTATTGCTGCAACTGCTATAGAATTCAAGATGTCTTTGCTCAGTAAGAACCAGCGCGATTATCGATTCATTCAAGAACTTGATCTCCTGCCTTATCCTTAG
- a CDS encoding DUF2281 domain-containing protein, which translates to MEFESLRQQFASLPPNAQQEVADFIAFLKQRDPSPEPLTHQDLQQESFVGVWKDREDFQDSGQWVRTLRQREWLD; encoded by the coding sequence ATGGAATTTGAAAGTCTCCGGCAGCAATTTGCAAGCCTACCTCCTAACGCTCAACAAGAAGTAGCTGACTTTATTGCTTTCCTGAAGCAGCGCGACCCATCACCTGAACCTTTAACTCATCAGGATTTGCAACAGGAATCCTTTGTTGGTGTTTGGAAAGATCGAGAAGACTTTCAGGACAGCGGCCAGTGGGTTCGCACACTGCGGCAGCGAGAATGGCTTGATTGA